One region of Anthonomus grandis grandis chromosome 22, icAntGran1.3, whole genome shotgun sequence genomic DNA includes:
- the LOC126749231 gene encoding uncharacterized protein LOC126749231 encodes MPFQHADCRSVFTGPTAAAVAGFQERSSYLVWLGRRWPLWHVLRDFTTRQHVQQRGSTEWGRSCRYQSPTGCRVECRRASLEYYRFTWFLRAIYRLFIVN; translated from the exons ATGCCGTTTCAACATGCCGATTGCCGAAGTGTTTTTACCGGTCCAACAGCAGCAGCAGTAGCAG GTTTTCAGGAGAGATCCTCCTATCTCGTTTGGTTGGGTAGGAGGTGGCCTTTATGGCACGTGTTGCGCGACTTTACGACGCGGCAACACGTGCAACAACGTGGTTCTACAGAGTGGGGAAGAAGTTGCCGCTATCAGTCGCCTACGGGATGTCGCGTGGAATGTCGACGGGCGTCGCTTGAATATTATCGCTTTACGTGGTTTTTACGCGCGATTTACCgactttttattgtaaattaa